The window TGGGAGATTCCGCTCGACGGAACCAGCGAAAGCACTCAATTTGATAATCTGATGGTGCTGTACATAAACGATAGAAATATGGTGATTCTTCCGCTGCGCTGTGTGGAGCCGGCTGTCCTGCCGGAGGTGCAGGCGATGATTTTTGCAGGGACGCAGCCAAAAAGCTAACGAATGGGAGGAATTTGAATTTATGCCGACGTTTTATGAAGGGAAGCCTATAGAAATCATAGAGCAGACGGTTGACCCGGAGGATTACGCCGCGGCGTATTATACCGCGCAGAGTGCAATTTCCCCCATGCACAAAAAATGGGTCAAGGCCGGTATCTGTCTTTCGACTGCAATTGTAATCGCCTCTTTTATCCCATTTTACAACGCAAGGCTTGCTACCTGCTGGGCTCCCGCCGGCGGGATTGTTCTGGCGCTTGCGCTGGGATTTCTTTTCTTTTTTGTACAGCCGAACGACATTAAAAAATGGGCGGACGAGCTGTACCGCTCCAATGGGCTGCTTGCGCTTCCACAGAAAATTCAGCTGTATCGGGACAGCGTGGTTCTTGAAAACAGCTGTGAGCAGATTTTGGAGTACTGGACCGACTTTAATAAATGCCTGGAAACCGGCGCTGCTTTTGTTTTGACCGGCGGGCGCGAACGGGAGCTGCTGATCATTAAAAAACGGGGGCTCACAAACGAACAGACGGAAACAATATCCGCTCATCTTGCCGGTACGTTTGCTTCGCGCTACGTAAAAATCGGGCGTTAAGGAGGAATTTATTTGCCTGATAGCCCAGTTTCGGTAAGCTGTCTTACCACAAAATTCGATTACGCCGACTTTAAGATAGCGGCAGCGAAAGCCGCTATGAAACAGAGTGAAAAAATTATATTAAAAGTCACAGGAACCGTTTTAATATTAACCGCATTTCTTTTACGGGCTTTTGTTTATGGGAATTTCTATCAGAATTTTATTTATGCCGCAATGGCCGCGGTCGGCGTCATCATCGGATGTTTTTACGATTTAATTGTTATATACGCCGTGCGGCGGCATTCGTTCCGCTATTTCACGGCAAACAAAGAAAAATTCATCGCGCAGACCACAGAATTTTTTGAGGAAAAAATAACCTTTAAAACCGAACGGTATACGGCCGCAATTCCCTATGAGATGCTGTATAAAGCGTATGAGGACGCGAGGGTTTTTATCATATACACCGGAATCAACGAAATGAAGTTTATTCCCAAAAGAGCGATGAACGAAAGCGAATGTACCCGGATTCATAACATTCTTTATACAAAGCTTCAAGAAAAATATCAGCAGGAAGGTGCCCGCTAATGGACGAATTTCAGGATAATCAGAAAATTATAAACGTAGACCTTGAAAAGGAAATGAAACAGTCGTTTCTTGCCTATTCCATGTCGGTTATTGTTTCGCGCGCGCTCCCGGATGTGCGCGACGGGTTAAAGCCGGTTCACAGAAGAATTTTATACACCATGTTTGAAAACAACCTCTCTCCGGATAAAGCGTACCGCAAGTGCGCCGACACCGTCGGCTCCGTGCTGGGCCGTTACCATCCGCACGGCGACGCTTCGGTCTATGACGCGCTGGTCCGTCTGGCGCAGAATTTTTCCATGCGCTATATGCTGGTGGACGGTCACGGAAACTTCGGTTCCGTGGACGGCGACCCCCCGGCTGCTTATCGTTATACGGAATCCCGCATGAGTAAGATCGCTGTGGAAATGCTGGAAGATATCGACAAGGATACCGTCGATTTTCAGCCGAACTACGACGACCGTCTGAAGGAACCGACTGTTCTGCCAAGCCATTTTCCAAACCTTTTGGTCAACGGCTCCACCGGTATTGCAGTGGGCATGGCCACCAATATTCCCCCGCATAACATGGGCGAGGTCATCGACGGCATGTGCACGCTGATTGACAACCCCGACGCCACGCTGGACGATCTAATGCAGAGCATCAAAGGACCCGACTTCCCCACCAGCGGAATCATCATGGGCAGGGCGGGGATCCGCGCCGCCTACGCAACAGGCCGCGGCCGCATCACGGTGCGCGCCCGCGCGGAAATTGAAGAAGAAAAGAACGGCCGCTTCAATATCGTTGTGACCGAACTTCCCTATCAGGTAAATAAGGCAAGACTGGTTGAAACTATCGCCGAACTGGTCAAGGATAAGCGTATTGAGGGGATTTCCAATGTGGAAGACCACTCCGACCGCGAGGGCATGCATATGCTCATCAGCGTAAAGCGCGACGCTTCACCGCAGATTGTTTTGAATCAGCTTTATACCTATACACAGATGCAGACGACGTTCGGCGTCATTATGATTGCCATTGTCAACGGAGAACCTAAAACATTGACGCTGAAGGAAATGCTTCAGGAATACATTCAATTTCAAGAAAGCGTTGTGCGCCGCCGCACCCTGTACGACTTAAGAAAAGCCGAGGAGCGCGCGCATTTGCTGGAAGGCCTGAAAATTGCCGTCGACAATATTGACGAAATTATTTCGATTCTCCGCAGTTCCAAGGACAGGCTGAGCGCAAGGGCGCGCATGACCGAACGGTTCGGGCTGGATGATTTGCAGACGCAGGCAATTGTTCAAATGCCGCTCGGCGCACTCACCGGACTGGAACGCCAGAAGCTGCTGGACGAAATAGCCGCTTTGGAATTAAAAATTACGGATTACAAAGATATTCTGAGTAATGAAACGCGTTTGCTCGGCATTGTTAAGGATGAGGCAATCGCTGTAAAAAATAAGTTTAACGATGAGCGCCGCACCGAGATTGTGACGGTGAGCGGCGAGGTCGATATTGAAGATTTGATTCCGCAGGAGGAGTGTGTGCTGACCCTGACCAACTTCGGTTATGTCAAGCGTCAGAAAACAGACACCTACCATATTCAGCGCAGGGGCGGCCGCGGGGTCAGCGGCATGACAAGACGTGAGGAAGATGTAGCGAGCGACATGTTCGTCATTAACAGCCATGATTATGTCATGTTCTTCACCAATCTGGGCCGTGTCTATCGTTTGAAATGCTATGAAATACCGGAGGGTTCACGCACGAGCAAGGGAATGAACATTGCAAACCTGCTGCCGATCGCGCAGGATGAAAAAGTCACCTCCATGATTCGTGTACCCGAGTTTGACGATGAGAGCTATCTGTGTATGGTAACACGCAACGGAATTATCAAGCGCACCAGCCTTTCAGCCTATAACACCGCGCGCAAGGGCGGCGTGATCGCCATTGACTTGGACGAGGGAGACGAGCTTTCATGGGTGCGCCTGACCAGCGGCGACACGCAGCTTTTGGTTGCGACCCGCCTCGGCATGGCCATCCGCTTTGACGAAAGGGATGTTCGCCCAATGGGAAGAACCGCCCGCGGCGTCAAGGCGCTTACACTCAAAGAGAGCGATTATGTAATAGGAATGAGTTCCCTGCGTGAGGACGGTCTTGTACTGACTGTTTCCGCAACAGGATACGGCAGGCTTTCCGGCATCAATGACTACCGCATTCAGTCCAGAGGCGGCAAGGGCCTGACGAACTATCATGTTAAGAAATACGGAGAGGTTGCCGGCATTAAGGTGGTCGATCTTGAAGACGATGTTATTTTAATTTCTTCCGACGGAATTATCATTCGTATTCCGGCAAATTCCATCCGTGAATGTGCAAGGCCGTCCAAGGGCGTGCGCGTAATGCGCGTGAATGAAGACAGCGAGGTTGTCACCCTTGCCCGCACAGCGCATGAAGAAGACGCGGTTGATCCCCTGCCTGTGGACGAAGGAGACGCGGATACCGATCTTGACGCGGATGAGGGAATTGACGAGCTTGCTGAAAATGCTCAGTCGAATACAGAGCCTGAAAACACCGAGGAATAAGAAAGGGTGCTGTTAATGAAAAACAGGAAAAAGCTTTGCATTGTTGCGGTGTTTGCCGTTGCAGTGACAGCGTTTACGGGATGCGGTATGTTCAAAAGTGGGAACAGCTCTGTTCCGGCAAGCGGCCTTGGGGAATCCTCGCAGACCGCGAGTTCCCAGCCCGCAAGCAGCGGGCAAAGCGAATCGGAAAGTTCGGCTGTTCAAGTCATAACGCCGAATGAACCGGCCCAGTCACAGCCCGGCCCGGTCATTGATATTGAAACCGACAATGCGGACTTCAACGCGCTTTTTAAATCCAACCCGATCGACAAAAAATATATAGCGGAATCCAATAAAGCGTTTTCCAGTGTGGAGATGGTACAGCTTTCCAACAAATATGCCGATATCTGGTCAAAAGAGGTTACTTCGGCTTATAACAAAGTGGTGAAGCTGGCCACGGGCGATGCGCTCAAGAAGATCAAAGCGGAGCAAACCGCTTGGGTAAACGGCAAGACCGAAGCGCTGAAAAAAATCAGCGACGAAGCACAGGCCGGGGGCGGAACCATGGCGCAGGTGAACGCCGCGAGCGGTATGATGGATTATTACCGCAGCCGTGCAGCGCAGGTTTACCGCCAGCTTTACACCTATGATAAAAGCTACACCTACGAGGCTAAATAAGATTTGTTATATTTACTTATTATTATACTAAAAGTTTATTGATAGC of the uncultured Caproiciproducens sp. genome contains:
- a CDS encoding YcxB family protein, translated to MPTFYEGKPIEIIEQTVDPEDYAAAYYTAQSAISPMHKKWVKAGICLSTAIVIASFIPFYNARLATCWAPAGGIVLALALGFLFFFVQPNDIKKWADELYRSNGLLALPQKIQLYRDSVVLENSCEQILEYWTDFNKCLETGAAFVLTGGRERELLIIKKRGLTNEQTETISAHLAGTFASRYVKIGR
- a CDS encoding YcxB family protein, with amino-acid sequence MPDSPVSVSCLTTKFDYADFKIAAAKAAMKQSEKIILKVTGTVLILTAFLLRAFVYGNFYQNFIYAAMAAVGVIIGCFYDLIVIYAVRRHSFRYFTANKEKFIAQTTEFFEEKITFKTERYTAAIPYEMLYKAYEDARVFIIYTGINEMKFIPKRAMNESECTRIHNILYTKLQEKYQQEGAR
- the gyrA gene encoding DNA gyrase subunit A, translated to MDEFQDNQKIINVDLEKEMKQSFLAYSMSVIVSRALPDVRDGLKPVHRRILYTMFENNLSPDKAYRKCADTVGSVLGRYHPHGDASVYDALVRLAQNFSMRYMLVDGHGNFGSVDGDPPAAYRYTESRMSKIAVEMLEDIDKDTVDFQPNYDDRLKEPTVLPSHFPNLLVNGSTGIAVGMATNIPPHNMGEVIDGMCTLIDNPDATLDDLMQSIKGPDFPTSGIIMGRAGIRAAYATGRGRITVRARAEIEEEKNGRFNIVVTELPYQVNKARLVETIAELVKDKRIEGISNVEDHSDREGMHMLISVKRDASPQIVLNQLYTYTQMQTTFGVIMIAIVNGEPKTLTLKEMLQEYIQFQESVVRRRTLYDLRKAEERAHLLEGLKIAVDNIDEIISILRSSKDRLSARARMTERFGLDDLQTQAIVQMPLGALTGLERQKLLDEIAALELKITDYKDILSNETRLLGIVKDEAIAVKNKFNDERRTEIVTVSGEVDIEDLIPQEECVLTLTNFGYVKRQKTDTYHIQRRGGRGVSGMTRREEDVASDMFVINSHDYVMFFTNLGRVYRLKCYEIPEGSRTSKGMNIANLLPIAQDEKVTSMIRVPEFDDESYLCMVTRNGIIKRTSLSAYNTARKGGVIAIDLDEGDELSWVRLTSGDTQLLVATRLGMAIRFDERDVRPMGRTARGVKALTLKESDYVIGMSSLREDGLVLTVSATGYGRLSGINDYRIQSRGGKGLTNYHVKKYGEVAGIKVVDLEDDVILISSDGIIIRIPANSIRECARPSKGVRVMRVNEDSEVVTLARTAHEEDAVDPLPVDEGDADTDLDADEGIDELAENAQSNTEPENTEE
- a CDS encoding lysozyme inhibitor LprI family protein produces the protein MKNRKKLCIVAVFAVAVTAFTGCGMFKSGNSSVPASGLGESSQTASSQPASSGQSESESSAVQVITPNEPAQSQPGPVIDIETDNADFNALFKSNPIDKKYIAESNKAFSSVEMVQLSNKYADIWSKEVTSAYNKVVKLATGDALKKIKAEQTAWVNGKTEALKKISDEAQAGGGTMAQVNAASGMMDYYRSRAAQVYRQLYTYDKSYTYEAK